One Paenibacillus sp. FSL H7-0737 DNA segment encodes these proteins:
- a CDS encoding ABC transporter permease has translation MRTVNSAPKEKRKGRNETWKKICQNWELYIFIAPAFFYFLIFSYGPMYGIQIAFKNYIPSKGYFGSEWVGFDHFIRFFNSYYFWDLLWNTLSISLYELAIGFPIPIILALAFNEVKDGFFKRLVQTVTYAPHFISVVVMAGMIITFLSPSNGMIIHAIESLGFSAPQFLTSPGWFKTMYVFTGVWQSAGWGTIIYLAALSGVDPGLHEAAIIDGASRFQRVRHINIPTLIPTMTILLILNMGGLLSVGFEKILLLQNSLNMSSSDVISTFVYRSGLVDAQYSFSTAVGLFNSIVNCILLITVNQIVRRTSENSLW, from the coding sequence ATGCGAACTGTGAATTCAGCACCGAAAGAAAAGCGTAAGGGCAGAAACGAGACATGGAAGAAGATTTGTCAGAATTGGGAGCTTTACATTTTTATCGCACCCGCATTCTTTTACTTCCTCATTTTCAGCTATGGACCGATGTATGGGATTCAGATTGCTTTTAAGAACTACATTCCGTCAAAAGGCTATTTTGGCAGTGAATGGGTAGGCTTTGATCATTTCATTCGATTTTTTAACTCGTACTATTTCTGGGATTTGCTGTGGAACACGCTCAGTATTAGCTTGTATGAATTAGCCATTGGATTCCCAATCCCAATTATTCTGGCGCTTGCGTTTAACGAAGTGAAGGATGGCTTCTTCAAGCGACTTGTTCAGACCGTTACGTATGCACCTCATTTCATTTCTGTCGTTGTTATGGCGGGGATGATTATTACCTTCTTGTCTCCATCGAACGGAATGATTATTCATGCCATTGAAAGCTTAGGCTTTAGTGCACCGCAGTTTCTGACAAGCCCTGGTTGGTTTAAGACGATGTATGTATTCACAGGCGTGTGGCAGAGTGCGGGGTGGGGGACGATTATTTATTTGGCGGCACTCTCGGGAGTAGACCCAGGCTTGCATGAAGCGGCAATTATTGACGGAGCCTCTCGCTTCCAGCGTGTTCGCCACATCAATATTCCAACGCTTATACCGACCATGACCATTCTATTAATTCTAAATATGGGTGGCTTGTTAAGTGTAGGTTTTGAGAAAATATTACTTCTGCAAAATTCATTGAATATGTCAAGCTCTGACGTGATTTCAACCTTTGTCTATCGATCTGGTCTTGTCGATGCGCAATATAGCTTCTCAACAGCTGTTGGTTTATTTAACTCCATTGTGAATTGCATCCTGCTTATTACGGTGAATCAAATTGTCCGCCGTACGAGCGAGAACAGTCTATGGTAG
- a CDS encoding response regulator transcription factor has protein sequence MYKLLIVDDEPQILEGMKRILDWEHYGFKQIETSESTEDAVFKAVDLIPDIAIIDVCIGKNLGYDAIQKLNEVSLPTKYIIISGYSDFQYAQQAIRCGVKDYLLKPVDRIKLQEVIEKIIIEDLHGTIRDVNADSMSIDPVLGIHYDAFSKLVNRILIMIKTEFAHNISLKSVADRFQMNSTYLGQIFIKETSMKFSEYLMSYRMYRAQELIQTTNEKIHWIALSVGYNNLNYFYTQFQNHFGTSPSSLRMKS, from the coding sequence ATGTACAAACTTTTGATTGTGGATGATGAACCTCAGATTTTGGAAGGTATGAAACGTATTCTGGATTGGGAGCATTACGGATTCAAACAAATAGAAACAAGTGAATCCACTGAAGATGCTGTATTTAAAGCTGTAGATTTAATACCTGACATTGCTATTATCGATGTGTGTATTGGCAAGAATCTAGGGTATGATGCTATCCAAAAGCTAAATGAAGTGAGCCTTCCAACCAAATATATTATTATAAGCGGCTATAGTGACTTTCAATATGCCCAGCAAGCTATTCGTTGCGGAGTAAAGGATTACCTATTAAAGCCTGTGGATCGAATCAAGCTGCAGGAGGTCATTGAAAAAATAATTATCGAAGACTTACATGGCACGATTAGAGATGTGAATGCTGACTCCATGAGTATTGATCCTGTACTTGGAATACATTACGATGCCTTCTCAAAGCTGGTCAATCGTATATTAATTATGATTAAAACAGAATTCGCTCATAATATTTCATTAAAATCCGTTGCTGATCGATTTCAAATGAACAGTACCTATCTTGGACAAATCTTCATTAAAGAAACAAGTATGAAGTTCTCAGAGTATCTAATGAGCTATCGGATGTATCGTGCACAAGAGCTTATCCAAACGACTAATGAGAAAATACACTGGATTGCCCTTTCTGTTGGTTATAACAACCTGAACTATTTTTATACACAATTTCAAAATCATTTTGGTACCTCTCCCTCAAGTTTACGGATGAAAAGTTAA
- a CDS encoding ABC transporter substrate-binding protein, translating into MKNTLKFASTLCILALMLSLLAACGSSKPAAPTATNENESGTTATDAPTTKEIPTLVWWLIGGQVPENFSKAVEQMNEYTAEKIGVKVDIKVASWGEWDTKINTIVNTGEPFDMMFTNNTKYSKQVAMGAFADITDLVQSEAPELYKSIPTKVWDGVKIGGKTFAVPTYKDSSLTQYWVFDDKLVQKYNIDYQNIKTMQDLDKPFHDMKAGEGKSFYPLQLIQGEGFPGILNNYDDMTLGFNPIGVNVEDASRKVVSVFEQPEVMTNLKLLHQWYKDGIVNPDAPTKTEGDKYRAFFSAQAFPGAEAGWQITAGIDKYVMTQIFGPLYTTSTIQGSMNVISANSKYKVEAMKYLQLVNTDPKLRNMLAFGELGVDYKSIDGEKSIERISDTWPLAAYSQGTFFNLAVTKGAPLDQWEQVKKLNEQAASSSVLGFALDIGELQTEVANCQAVYDKYRYELLTGASDPEKVIPKLLSELKNAGMDKIMQVAQEQINNYFK; encoded by the coding sequence GTGAAGAACACCCTAAAGTTCGCCTCAACATTGTGTATTCTCGCATTAATGCTGTCCCTGCTTGCTGCATGTGGCAGCTCGAAGCCAGCGGCGCCCACAGCAACCAATGAAAACGAGAGTGGCACAACTGCTACTGATGCACCAACCACCAAGGAAATCCCTACATTGGTATGGTGGCTGATCGGCGGACAGGTTCCTGAGAATTTTAGTAAAGCCGTTGAGCAAATGAACGAATACACCGCTGAGAAAATCGGTGTCAAAGTGGACATCAAAGTGGCTAGCTGGGGAGAATGGGACACAAAAATCAACACCATTGTGAATACAGGTGAACCCTTTGATATGATGTTTACCAACAACACAAAGTACAGTAAGCAGGTCGCTATGGGAGCGTTCGCGGACATTACGGATCTGGTACAAAGTGAGGCCCCTGAACTTTACAAGTCTATCCCTACCAAAGTATGGGATGGTGTGAAAATTGGTGGAAAAACTTTCGCTGTACCGACGTATAAGGATTCTTCATTAACTCAATATTGGGTATTCGATGACAAGCTTGTACAAAAATATAATATCGATTACCAAAACATTAAAACGATGCAAGATTTAGACAAACCATTCCATGATATGAAAGCTGGTGAAGGCAAAAGCTTCTACCCGTTGCAGTTGATCCAAGGCGAAGGCTTCCCAGGCATTTTAAACAATTATGATGATATGACTTTAGGTTTCAATCCTATTGGAGTAAACGTTGAGGATGCTTCCCGGAAAGTCGTGTCCGTGTTTGAACAACCGGAAGTTATGACTAACTTAAAGCTGCTACATCAGTGGTATAAAGATGGTATTGTTAACCCGGATGCACCAACTAAAACTGAAGGCGACAAATACAGAGCATTCTTCTCCGCACAAGCCTTCCCTGGTGCAGAAGCTGGCTGGCAAATCACCGCAGGTATTGACAAATACGTCATGACTCAAATTTTTGGGCCTTTGTATACAACTAGTACAATTCAAGGCTCGATGAATGTAATCTCGGCAAATTCCAAATACAAAGTGGAAGCTATGAAATATTTGCAATTAGTGAATACAGATCCAAAATTACGAAATATGCTTGCATTTGGTGAATTAGGCGTCGACTATAAGAGCATTGACGGAGAGAAATCAATCGAGCGGATCAGTGATACATGGCCTTTGGCAGCATACTCCCAAGGTACCTTCTTCAATCTTGCGGTTACGAAGGGAGCTCCTCTAGATCAGTGGGAACAAGTGAAAAAATTGAACGAACAAGCGGCATCATCTAGCGTATTAGGCTTCGCACTTGATATTGGCGAGTTGCAGACTGAAGTTGCTAACTGCCAAGCTGTATATGATAAATATAGATATGAATTGCTTACAGGCGCTTCTGATCCTGAGAAGGTAATCCCTAAATTGCTGTCTGAGCTGAAAAATGCTGGAATGGACAAAATCATGCAAGTTGCTCAAGAACAAATCAACAATTACTTTAAGTAA
- a CDS encoding extracellular solute-binding protein → MTNYRKTGLMLLCLSMSISIITACGSSNDKGTASTESSDTATEVHKTGFPIVDNPIELSIMAPDVGRQDWNKMPVIQEYEKMTNIKLKIQNAPQDSFETKKNLVFASGTLPDIFYAADLKGSDQVTYGSQGLLLPLEKYIDEGYAPNLKKILDENPDIRKSMTTPDGHIYALRNIQPSAVWYRGPMWYNGKFLKKFGMENKLPQTTEELYNYLKKVKEEDANGNGKDDEVPLSSVKLDDLRMFFLGFWGMYNEDIYVDKENKVHFPQAEPAYKEYLTFLNRLWNENLLDHETFSQTDEQKKAKGKNNQVALFSDYFPYFTLGGEPSEDNPMMQPVSSDIAGTPVYGKHPGINTIGGFAISNTNPNPEASMRWIDYQFSEEGYSFWAYGPEGTLFKYKDKATGEKEWLPVPDGTDREEYRGTITPNYGINTPGSYENSYVLGLRTSFDDWIDKETATKLTPIAKTPFPSVFLTVDQQTEIKTLRSDLDKYVKEMEAKFVTGAEPISNWDKYIAQMKKMGYEKLESTYQQAYDTWAASK, encoded by the coding sequence ATGACGAATTATCGTAAAACTGGACTCATGTTGTTATGTCTTTCCATGTCAATTTCTATTATTACTGCATGTGGATCGAGTAACGATAAGGGGACGGCAAGCACAGAAAGCTCAGACACAGCCACAGAGGTTCATAAGACGGGCTTTCCTATCGTGGATAATCCGATTGAGCTTTCTATTATGGCACCGGATGTAGGGCGTCAGGATTGGAACAAGATGCCTGTTATTCAGGAATACGAGAAGATGACGAATATTAAGTTAAAGATTCAAAACGCCCCACAAGACAGCTTTGAGACGAAAAAGAATTTGGTATTTGCAAGCGGTACGCTTCCCGATATTTTCTATGCGGCGGATTTAAAAGGATCGGATCAAGTTACCTACGGAAGTCAAGGATTGTTGCTGCCTTTAGAAAAATACATTGATGAGGGCTACGCACCTAATTTAAAAAAAATTCTCGATGAAAATCCGGATATTCGCAAATCAATGACAACACCAGATGGACATATCTATGCACTACGCAATATTCAGCCATCTGCGGTTTGGTATCGTGGACCGATGTGGTATAACGGGAAGTTCTTGAAGAAGTTCGGCATGGAAAACAAATTACCGCAGACAACAGAAGAGCTATACAACTATTTGAAGAAGGTTAAAGAGGAAGACGCGAACGGAAACGGTAAAGACGATGAGGTTCCTCTATCCTCTGTGAAATTAGATGATTTACGGATGTTCTTCCTCGGATTCTGGGGGATGTATAACGAGGATATCTACGTAGATAAGGAGAACAAAGTACACTTTCCACAAGCTGAACCAGCCTACAAAGAATATTTAACCTTCTTGAATCGCTTATGGAACGAGAATTTGCTGGATCATGAAACATTCTCTCAAACTGATGAGCAGAAGAAAGCAAAAGGGAAAAACAATCAAGTGGCCTTATTCTCCGATTATTTCCCATACTTCACGCTTGGTGGTGAACCGAGTGAAGATAACCCGATGATGCAGCCTGTATCTAGTGATATTGCTGGAACACCTGTATACGGCAAGCATCCTGGTATTAACACCATTGGCGGTTTCGCGATTTCAAACACGAACCCGAACCCGGAAGCAAGTATGCGCTGGATTGATTACCAATTTAGCGAAGAAGGGTATTCCTTCTGGGCGTATGGACCTGAAGGTACGTTATTTAAATACAAAGATAAAGCAACAGGCGAGAAAGAATGGCTGCCAGTTCCAGATGGTACGGATCGTGAAGAATACCGCGGTACAATCACGCCAAACTACGGGATTAATACACCAGGTTCCTATGAGAACAGCTATGTTTTAGGTCTTCGTACTAGCTTTGATGACTGGATTGACAAAGAAACAGCTACAAAGCTTACACCTATTGCAAAGACTCCCTTCCCATCGGTATTCCTGACGGTAGACCAACAGACGGAAATCAAAACACTCCGTTCCGATTTGGATAAATACGTGAAGGAAATGGAAGCGAAATTCGTTACAGGCGCAGAGCCAATATCCAATTGGGACAAATATATCGCTCAAATGAAAAAAATGGGGTATGAGAAGCTCGAATCAACGTATCAACAAGCATACGATACATGGGCTGCTAGTAAATAA
- a CDS encoding carbohydrate ABC transporter permease: MVSGIKLSKRDRIFLICTYTYVTIALLLVAYPILYIISASISDPKMVASGEMWLLPKGITFKGYEIVFQNSKIWTGYGNTILYTLLGTTINLVVTMPAAYALSRKDFVGRGFFMGMFMVTMFIGGGLVPTYMLVKGLGMVNTMWALVLPGAASIWNIIVSRTFFANSIPAELQDAAQIDGATNIRLFLRIVLPLSMPIIAVMALFYGVGHWNSYFGAMIYLNDDAKYPLQLVLRQILVLQEMQSQVGGIIDATAAAAQNNKAEIASLVKYGVIIVSTLPIIAVYPFLQRYFVQGVMIGSVKG, encoded by the coding sequence ATGGTATCAGGTATAAAGCTATCTAAGCGAGATCGAATATTTCTAATTTGCACCTATACGTATGTGACAATTGCATTGTTGTTAGTCGCATATCCCATCTTATATATTATTAGCGCATCGATCAGTGATCCGAAGATGGTTGCTTCCGGTGAAATGTGGCTTCTTCCAAAAGGTATTACCTTTAAGGGGTATGAAATTGTATTTCAGAACTCGAAGATTTGGACGGGGTATGGAAATACGATTTTGTATACATTGCTAGGCACAACGATTAACTTGGTCGTTACGATGCCAGCGGCATATGCACTCAGTCGTAAGGACTTTGTAGGCCGTGGGTTTTTCATGGGGATGTTCATGGTAACGATGTTCATTGGAGGGGGTCTCGTCCCTACATACATGTTGGTAAAAGGGCTAGGCATGGTCAACACGATGTGGGCACTAGTACTTCCTGGCGCAGCGTCAATCTGGAATATTATTGTCTCTCGTACCTTCTTCGCGAACTCCATTCCAGCTGAGCTTCAAGATGCGGCTCAAATCGATGGCGCGACGAATATTCGCTTATTCCTGCGGATTGTTCTCCCGTTATCGATGCCAATTATCGCAGTTATGGCCTTATTCTACGGGGTAGGGCATTGGAACAGCTATTTCGGCGCCATGATCTACCTGAATGATGATGCGAAGTATCCATTGCAGCTTGTGCTTCGTCAGATTCTCGTGCTTCAGGAAATGCAATCTCAAGTAGGTGGCATTATCGATGCGACAGCTGCAGCAGCCCAGAACAACAAGGCAGAAATTGCTTCACTTGTGAAGTATGGAGTCATTATCGTATCTACGCTTCCGATTATTGCTGTCTATCCATTCTTGCAACGTTATTTCGTGCAAGGTGTCATGATTGGCTCTGTTAAGGGTTGA
- a CDS encoding sensor histidine kinase, with protein MRFWRSSFFHIKIYRNKFWAYLIFIVTIGLTLGTMTSVILINQWIGNTRIEAANAFSRIENNFQNDADRIEAYMQRLYSNQDLMKDVRYFMSPSVEGYLTKRLENSPYSSQSLLSFPEDTKTYLYSWAQGDITQISVHTKDYGNIIYFNSFGIPSFQFGVPNSDEIFDESIQKGFVSRKKLNQSATEPGEIHFQISSKRIFSIVNNYQLGNAAVINPSTGETFIIGNNKSIMKEITQQAVANNKNHGFIVYKGYIPIFFVTFTSTKYNYRFISTVDLAALISQHSTVLLNIFMIVFTAMICVLLLVVYNLRDDSRFLHRIIQSIKRAKTADFTPNKPARYRMNEYGMIAREVDDMIHQLDKYIRNEYLLKLKQQEAEMKALQHQINPHFLYNTLEVIRSTALVHQNEPTADAIATLGALYREIVKKENIISIGSELELLRKYLQIMEFKYPEHFFYQIDVEDTILALSTVKFWMQPLAENFFVHGFNINKEFNLFIVSGWEDEDYYRLDFIDNGVRIDEEQLTAIRRVLSSNNDHATNSIGLYNVYARLQFFYQEDFSITIENNDEAGVKISVQISKRGD; from the coding sequence ATGAGGTTTTGGAGGAGTTCTTTTTTTCATATTAAAATATATCGCAATAAATTTTGGGCTTACCTGATCTTCATTGTAACCATCGGGTTAACACTGGGCACTATGACCAGCGTTATTCTTATTAATCAATGGATCGGGAACACACGGATTGAAGCTGCGAATGCCTTTTCCCGTATTGAGAACAACTTTCAGAATGATGCCGATCGGATTGAAGCTTACATGCAAAGATTGTATTCCAATCAGGATCTGATGAAAGACGTCCGTTATTTTATGAGCCCTTCCGTTGAAGGATATCTGACTAAACGATTGGAGAATAGCCCTTATTCATCACAATCACTGCTCTCTTTTCCTGAGGATACTAAAACATATCTTTACAGCTGGGCCCAGGGAGATATTACTCAAATCAGCGTTCATACCAAGGACTACGGAAATATTATCTATTTTAATAGTTTTGGTATTCCTAGCTTCCAGTTTGGCGTTCCAAATTCTGACGAAATCTTCGATGAAAGTATACAGAAGGGCTTCGTCTCTCGCAAAAAACTAAATCAAAGTGCTACAGAACCAGGGGAAATCCACTTTCAGATCAGTAGCAAGCGAATATTCAGTATCGTAAATAATTATCAACTCGGTAATGCGGCTGTAATCAACCCTTCTACCGGGGAGACATTCATTATTGGTAACAATAAATCCATAATGAAAGAAATCACCCAACAAGCGGTTGCGAATAATAAAAATCATGGCTTTATCGTATATAAAGGATATATTCCCATTTTCTTTGTTACCTTTACATCTACCAAATACAATTATCGATTTATTAGTACAGTAGACTTGGCTGCACTAATAAGTCAGCATAGCACGGTATTGCTCAATATATTTATGATCGTCTTTACCGCTATGATCTGTGTACTCCTGCTCGTAGTCTACAACCTTCGTGATGATTCGCGGTTTCTGCACCGTATTATACAGTCAATCAAACGTGCGAAAACTGCTGACTTCACTCCCAATAAGCCTGCACGTTATCGTATGAATGAATATGGTATGATTGCTCGAGAAGTCGACGATATGATACACCAATTAGACAAATATATTCGAAACGAATACTTGCTTAAATTAAAACAGCAGGAAGCAGAAATGAAAGCGCTTCAACATCAAATCAATCCACATTTTCTTTATAATACCTTGGAGGTTATTCGATCTACTGCATTGGTTCATCAGAATGAGCCTACCGCAGATGCGATTGCAACCTTAGGAGCGTTGTATCGAGAAATTGTTAAGAAAGAAAATATTATTTCAATAGGTAGTGAGCTGGAACTGTTACGAAAATACCTGCAAATTATGGAGTTTAAATATCCTGAGCACTTTTTTTACCAAATTGATGTTGAAGATACTATTCTTGCTCTTTCTACTGTTAAATTCTGGATGCAACCCTTGGCAGAAAATTTCTTCGTCCATGGGTTTAATATAAATAAAGAATTTAATTTATTTATCGTGTCAGGCTGGGAAGATGAAGACTACTATAGACTGGATTTCATTGACAATGGAGTACGAATTGATGAAGAACAGCTAACAGCCATCAGACGGGTCCTTTCAAGTAATAATGACCATGCCACCAATAGCATCGGACTATATAATGTCTATGCCCGGCTACAATTTTTCTATCAAGAGGATTTCTCGATTACCATTGAGAATAATGACGAAGCTGGTGTCAAAATCTCTGTACAGATTTCTAAAAGAGGTGATTAG
- a CDS encoding carbohydrate ABC transporter permease: MAKTPTYQSGLEKFNRTSNGINALFTLIFILLAIACVVPVIVVLSISLTDESYIRETGYSIFPTVLSGDAYSYIAKQGTMILRALGVSLLVTIVGTVLGVLLTTTMGYVISRPAYKLKNFLTWVVFIPMVFNGGLVSSYFINTNFLGLKNSVWALILPLAVSSFNVIICKTFFRSTIPDGLIESAEIDGASQFRTFFSIILPISLPVLATIGLFLCFGYWNDWFQSMLYIDNQNLYSLQALLNSLMSNADALARNSISMGISFAELVATMPKESARMAVAILIVLPVACAYPFFQRYFITGLTIGAVKG; encoded by the coding sequence ATGGCAAAGACACCCACCTATCAATCTGGCTTGGAGAAATTCAACCGCACAAGTAACGGCATCAATGCTTTGTTCACCCTAATTTTTATTCTGCTGGCAATTGCCTGCGTCGTGCCTGTGATCGTCGTGTTATCCATATCGCTTACCGATGAATCCTATATTCGTGAAACAGGATACAGCATTTTCCCAACCGTTCTATCCGGAGATGCTTACTCTTATATCGCCAAGCAAGGAACGATGATTCTGCGTGCGTTAGGTGTATCCCTACTTGTAACTATCGTAGGTACTGTACTTGGCGTGCTGCTCACCACAACAATGGGATATGTCATTTCACGTCCGGCTTACAAGCTCAAGAACTTCCTCACCTGGGTTGTATTCATCCCGATGGTATTTAACGGGGGGCTAGTCTCCAGTTACTTTATCAACACAAATTTCTTGGGATTAAAGAACAGCGTTTGGGCACTCATCCTGCCGCTCGCAGTATCCTCCTTTAACGTTATTATTTGTAAAACCTTTTTCAGGAGCACGATCCCTGATGGCTTAATCGAATCTGCTGAAATTGACGGGGCTAGTCAGTTTCGCACCTTCTTCTCAATCATTCTCCCAATCTCCTTGCCTGTACTAGCTACGATTGGACTGTTCCTCTGCTTCGGTTACTGGAACGACTGGTTTCAATCGATGCTGTATATCGATAATCAGAATCTCTATTCGCTACAAGCGTTACTTAACAGCTTAATGTCCAATGCCGATGCGCTCGCCCGAAACTCAATAAGCATGGGTATCAGCTTTGCTGAGCTTGTCGCAACAATGCCTAAAGAATCTGCCCGTATGGCTGTTGCTATTCTCATCGTGTTGCCTGTTGCCTGCGCGTATCCCTTCTTCCAGAGATACTTCATTACCGGCCTTACCATTGGCGCAGTCAAAGGCTAG
- a CDS encoding ABC transporter permease, giving the protein MSTKIERSKIRKRIHWRKQDSELTLLALPTFIWYILFSFLPMFGMIIAFKNFKISGNFISNVINSSWVGFKNFEFLFKSNDAWIILRNTIGYNIIFIILGIVLPVMFAIMISLLHSRKASKVYQTMMFLPYFLSWVVVSAVGWAFFSFDKGILNQFLVGIGHDAVNWYMEPQYWPYILIFLNIWKSIGYGMIIYLATITGIDSTYYEAAVIDGASIWQQTRFITLPMLKLVIVMMFILSVGRIFYTDFGLFYQVTRDSNSLYNVATTVDVLVYKQLKTATVGMASAAAFVQSMLGCITILSANWIVKKIDSDSAMI; this is encoded by the coding sequence ATGAGCACTAAAATTGAACGTAGCAAAATTAGAAAGCGCATACACTGGCGAAAGCAAGATTCCGAGTTAACCCTGCTCGCCTTGCCGACATTCATCTGGTATATCTTATTTTCTTTCTTACCGATGTTCGGTATGATTATTGCTTTTAAAAATTTCAAAATCAGCGGCAACTTTATTAGCAACGTAATAAATAGTTCTTGGGTCGGCTTCAAAAACTTTGAATTCTTATTCAAATCAAATGATGCCTGGATCATTCTTCGTAACACGATAGGGTATAACATCATTTTCATTATTCTTGGCATCGTGTTGCCGGTAATGTTCGCCATTATGATCAGCCTGCTGCATAGCCGCAAAGCAAGCAAGGTTTATCAGACCATGATGTTTCTGCCCTACTTTCTGTCATGGGTAGTCGTATCTGCTGTAGGCTGGGCCTTCTTCAGCTTTGATAAAGGCATCCTCAATCAATTTCTTGTGGGTATTGGGCATGATGCTGTGAATTGGTATATGGAACCGCAATATTGGCCCTACATTCTTATCTTTTTAAACATCTGGAAGAGCATAGGTTATGGCATGATTATTTATCTGGCAACCATCACGGGAATCGACAGCACCTATTATGAGGCTGCAGTTATTGATGGAGCTTCAATCTGGCAGCAGACACGCTTCATTACCTTACCCATGCTAAAGCTGGTCATTGTCATGATGTTCATCCTGTCAGTAGGTCGTATTTTCTACACGGATTTCGGACTGTTCTATCAGGTCACACGCGACTCCAACTCCCTCTACAATGTGGCCACAACAGTTGATGTCCTAGTTTATAAACAGCTAAAAACCGCCACCGTAGGAATGGCATCCGCTGCCGCTTTCGTCCAATCGATGCTGGGCTGTATTACAATCCTGAGTGCTAACTGGATCGTTAAAAAAATCGATTCCGACAGTGCAATGATCTAG